GAGCCGCCAGGCGGCCGGGCGGCGGATGCGGCCACCAAGGCCGGCCGCCAGGCCGGAGATCACGACGACGGCCGCCACCAGCGCGAAGGCGGCCAGCACCTCCACCCGCAGCCGGTAGACGACGGCGAGGACCGGCTCGAGGTCGGCCAGACGCGCCTGGAGCAGCGGCGGGACCTCCTCGCCGGTGAAGTCCAGGGGCGGCGGCGATGTGGCGAACGGCAGGATCACGGGTCCCTCCGGCAGAGGTGCCCGGCGCCCGAAACGGCCCGGCATCCGCGCAGAGTATAGCCCAGCCGCGCCGGCCGCTCGGGGGCGCGGCGACCCCGGCGGCAGGGTGGCGGGCCTGTCGGCGAGGCGGGCGCTCCTCGGCTACAATCGGTTCGGCTCCTCACCCCGACCAGGGAGGCCCCTGCTGGCAGCACCCTCCATCGCGCGCTCGACCGCGTCCATGTCGGTCTCCACGACGGTCTCACGGGTCACCGGCTTCGTGCGCGCGTGGGCGATCGCGTACGCGCTCGGCGTGACGCTGCTGGCGTCCTCGTACAGCGTCGCCAACAACATCCCCAACATGATCTTCGAGCTGGTGGCCGGGGGCGTGCTCTCCTCGGTGTTCATCCCGGTCTTCATCGAGCGTCAGCAGCGCGAGAGCGACGAGGACGCATGGCGCTTCGCGTCCTCGGTGCTCAACGTGACGGTGCTCGCACTCGGAGCGGTGGCGCTCGTGGGCACGGTGTGGGCCGAGCCGTTCGTGCGTACGCAGACGTTCCGCATCGCCCCGGAGGAGGCGCGCCTGGCCACGTTCCTCTTCCGCTTCTTCGCGATCCAGATCGTCTTCTACGGCGCGATGGCGGTCTTCACCGGCGTGCTCAACTCCTACCGCCGCTTCCTCGCGCCAGCCGTCGCGCCGATCTTCAACAACGTCGTGGTGATCGTTACGCTCCTCGCCGTGTACGTGCCCCTCAGCCGCGCGGACTCCCCACTGGCGATCCCGGCGCTGGCGATCGGGACGACGCTGGGCGTCATCGTCATGGCGGCGGTGCAGGTGCCGAGCATGCGCAGGACCGGCATCCGCTGGATGCCGAGGATCGACCTGCACCACCCCGGGGTCCGCAAGATGGTACGGATGATGGGACCGACGGTGGGCTACGTGGTGATAAACCTCGTCGCGATCTCGTTCCGCAACGCGTACGCGTTCGAGACCGGCAGCGGCGGCCCCGCCGCGCTGCTCTACGCGTGGATGTTCTACCAGCTCCCCTACGGCATCTTCGCGGTGGCGCTCGCGACCGCGGTCTTCCCCGAGCTCTCGGCCAGCGCGGACCGGAAGGACTGGGCGTCGTTCAAGGCGACCTTCGCCAAGGGGCTGCGCGCGACCGGCGCGCTGGTCATCCCGATGGCCGCGATGCTCATCGCGCTCGCCAACCCGCTGATCACGCTGTACCGCGCGGGCCGCTTCGGCGAGGGGGACGTCCCCCTGGTCGCCGCGGTGCTGTCCTGGTGGGCAGCGGGGCTCTTCTTCTTCGCCGCGTTCATGTTCGTGCTCAAGACCTTCTACTCGACGCAGGACACCAAGACGCCGATGGTCACGAACGCGGTGCTGCTTCCGGCGCACATCGGCATGTACGCCGTGCTGACCTCGGGCGCGGCGGGCTGGCCGGGGCTCGGCCTCGTGGGCATCCCGATCTCCGACGCGGTCTTCTACGGCGCCCACGTCGTGGTCCTCGCACTCATCCTGCGCAGGCGCATCGGCGGCTTCGACACGCGGGGGATCGCGTCGAGCGTGGCCAGGATGCTGCTCGCCTCGCTCGCCGGCGGCCTGGTCGCGCTGGCGGCCGTGCGCGCGACCGGCTCGCCCAGGGGCTTCGCGCTCCTTGGCCAGATCGCGCTGGCGGGCGGGCTGGGCCTCGGCGTCTCGTACGGGGGCGCGACGCTCATGCGCGTTCCCGAGGTCGCTGCCGGCCACCGCCTGGCCGGACGCTTCGCGCGCCGCATCCTGGGGAGGACACCCCGTGACGTCTGAGGACCGCGGACCTCGCGTGGTGGCGGTCATCCCGGCCCGGGACGAGGCCCCGCGCATCGCGGCCACGGTGGCCGCCGCCGGCGCCGTAACCGGCGTCGCACGGGTGATCGTGGTGGACGACGGGTCGACGGACGGGACGGCCGACGCCGCGGCGGGAGCAGGAGCCGAGGTCGTGCGCCTCGAGCGCAACGCCGGCAAGGGGGGTGCGGTGGCTGCCGGGCTGGCGGCCGCCGGCGCCGGAGAGGAAGGCGGCCCGGACGCGGTGCTGCTGCTCGACGGCGACCTGGGCGGGTCGGCCGCGCATGCGGCGCTTCTCCTGGAGCCCGTGCTCGCGGGCCGCGCCGACATGGCCGTGGCGGTGCTGCCGAGACCTCCCCGCAGCGGCGGGTTCGGGCTCGTTGTGCGGCTGGCGCGATGGGGCATCCGTCGCCTCACCGGCTGGGAGCCGCGCGCCCCGCTCTCCGGCCAGCGCGCGCTCGACTCGGCCGCGCTGCAGGCGGCCGGGCCGCCCGCGCCCGGCTTCGGGCTCGAGGTGGCGACGACCGTGCGCGTGCTGCGCGCCGGACTCCGGGTGAGGGAGATCGACGTGGACATGTCGCATGCCGCGACGGGACGAGACCTCGCCGGCTTCCTGCACCGCGGGCGCCAGTTCGCCGACGTGCTCCGCGCGCTCGCGATGCTCGCGGCGGAACGCCGGGGGTGAGACGCGCTACTCGGCCAACTTCGGGAACGCCGCGTCCGACCCGGACCGCACGCCGAAGTAGCCCTCGGCCCTCCCCGAGAGCACCCACACGAGCGACACCGCGCCCTCCGGCGTGTCAGCGTGGTCGACGGCCGGCAGCCCCTCGGCCACCGCGGCCCGCACACACCCCGTGTCCGCTCCCGTGACCTCCACCGCCGCCACGGGCACGCCGCCGGCGGCCATCCGGGCGAGCAACGCTTCGGCCACCGCGTCGGCCCGCTGCTCGCCGTCTTCGGTCTGCCAGGAGGCGGCCGCCACGACGGCGGCGGGAGGACCCTCGGGCAGCTCGTCGCCGTCGAAGACGCCGGCCAGCCGCAGCTTCTCCGTGACCGGCCGAGGAGCATCGGCCAGCCACTCGGCCGCGAGCGCGTCGGCGAGCGCGCCCGCGCGCGCGGCGGCGTCGCCCTCCGGCAGGCCCGGCAGGGCCGAGGCGAGGCCGGTCTCGTCCAGGCCGAACCCCTCGAAGCGCAACCGCACCGTCACCGGCTCGCCCCCGGCGGCGCGGACAGCGTCACGTACCGGCCGGGACACGTCCCGGCGGGAGGGGTCCACGAGGATCACGACGCTCCGGCCGGCCAGGCGGCCGGCGAGCAGACCGGGCAGCAGCTCCTCGGCGAAGCGCTCGTGACGCTCCGCCCTCCCGCTCAGCTCGCGGTTCTCCGCCGAGAGCCGCTCGAAGTCGTCGCGCAGGCTCTTGACGATCGAGTCGCGCTGCCGGTCCAGGGTGCCGCGCTCCACCACGACCCCGCCGAGCAGCAACCCGACGGCGAGCGCCAGGAAGACGGCGACGAGCGACGCGATGTGGTACCTGAGGTTGAACACGGCGGCCTTCCCATCCCGCGACCGGCATCCAGTCTACACCGCCGGCCCGCCGCCCCGCTGCGCGCGGCTCCCCGCGAGCCGCCCGTCCCCCTACAGCCCCGCCCATGCCCGCACGCGCAGGAGCACGAGGGCGAGGAACGTCCTCGCGTACGGCGAGATCATCACGAGGGCGCTGACCGCCGCGAGCGCCGCGGCGACCAGCAGCAGCAGGTGCGACGGGCCGACGGTGGTGCGGTACAGCTTGTTCACTCCCTTGGCGTCCACGAGCTTCGGCCCCACCTTCAACCTGGTGAGGAAGCTCGAGGCCATGCCCTTTCGCCCTTTGTCGAGGTATTCGAGCAGGTTGTCGTGCATGCCCACGGCCACGATCAGGTCGGCGCCCGACTCGTAGGCCAGCAGCAGCGCGAGGTCCTCGCTGGTGGCGCCGAGGGGCCAGACGACGTGCTCGATCCCCAGCCGTTCGAGCCGCTCCTGTGCGGGGCAGCGGCCGTCGGGGTAGGCGTGCACGACCAGCTCCGCGCCGCAGCGCAGCGCCTCGTCGGAGACCGAGTCCATGTCGCCGAGGATGATCCTGGGCGTGAGGCCCGCCTCGAGCAGCGCGTCCGCGCCGCCGTCCACGCCTACGAGCACGGGCCTCATCTCGCGGACGTAGGGCTTCAGCGCGCGCATGTCCTCGCGGTAGTCGTACCCTCGCACGACGACCATCACGTGCCGGTCCTTCAGCGCGGTGCGGATGGCAGGAATGCCGGTACCGTCTGTGAGCAGGGCCTTCTCCTTGGCGAGGAACTCGAGCGTGTTCCGCGCGAACTCGTCGAGCCGCTCTCCCATGCCCGCCTTGGCGCGCTCCATCGCTTCCTCGATGACCGCGACGGTGAGCCGCGTGCCCCGGGCCACCTCGGCACCGTCGAGGTAGACGCACTCGCCCTGGACCTCGACCGTGTCCCCCTCCCGCACCGCCTCGAAGACCTCCCGCCCGACCTCATCGATGAGCACTACCCCTCCGCGGGCGAGGATGAGCGGCCCGAGGTTGGGGTAGAGCCCCGAGATCGACTGGGCGGCGTTGACGACGACCTCCACCCCGGTCTCGAGCAGCGACTCGGCGCTGACGCGGTCCATGTCCTCGTGGTCCACGATCGCGATGTCGGCGCGGCCGAGGCGCTTCACGAGGTCCTTCGTCCTGCGGTCGAGCCGCGCGGTGCCGCTATGGCGCATCACGCACCACCCGCGGCGGCCTGGATGCCCCGGCCGGGGCCGGGGGGCCCGACGCCCTCGAGGAGCTCGCGCGCATGCGCCAGGGAGGCGTCGGAGTCCGAGCCCGAGAGCATCCGGGCGAGCTCCTCCACGCGCTCCTCGCCCAGGACGGGCCGCACCACCGTGACGACCTGCCCGCCGGCCACGCTCTTCTCGACCACGACGTGGGCATCCGCGTAGACTGCCACCTGTGCGAGGTGCGTCACCACCAGCACCTGCCGCGAGCGGGCCAGCTCGGCGAGCCGGCGCCCGAGGGACGAGGCCGTCGCGCCCCCCACGCCGGCGTCGACCTCGTCGAAGACCATCACCGGAACGTCGTCCGCCGCGCCCAGCACGCCCTTCAGCGCGAGCATCACGCGCGAGAGCTCCCCTCCCGACGCGATGCGGGCCAGGGGGCGCGGCTGCTGTCCGGGACCGGGCGAGTAGGTGAACTCGACGCGCTGCGGCCCCTCCCGGGTCCACGACCCGAACGGGAGGTCCTCCAGGGCCACGTCGAACGACGCGTGCGTCATGGCGAGGTCGCCGGCGGCCTCCGCGAGGAGCTCGGTGAAGCGCCCGGACGAGGCCCCGCGCAGCGCGGCCAGGCGCTCGCCCGCGGCGCGCAGGCCCTCCTCGGCGGCGCGCAGGCCCTCCTCGGCGGCACGCAGGCCCTCCTCGGCGGACTCGAGACCGGAGATCTCCGCCTCGGCCTCGGCGCGCGTGCGCAGGACGTCGGCCAGCGTCGGACCGTACTTCTTCTTGAGGAGCTGCAGCGTGGCCAGCCGCGACTCCGCCTCGTCGAGCTCGCGCGGGTCGTGTGCCACCGCCTCTGCGCGCGAACGCAGCTGCCACGCGGCTTCCTCGAGAGAGGCCGCGGCGCCCTCGAGCTCCTCGGCGAGCGCATCGAGGGCCGGGTCGATGCCGCCCACTCCGGCGAGCACCCGGCGGGCCGCCGCGAGGCTGTCGACGGCGCCCCCGTCCTCCCGCAGCGCCCGGTACGCGGAGGCGGCGGCGGAGGTGAGCCGCTCGCCGTGGCGCAGCGCCGGCAGGGTCGCCTCGATGGCGGCGTCCTCTCCCTCGCCCGGCGCTGCCGCTGCTATCTCGGTGACCTGGAAGCGCAGGTAGTCGAGTCGCCGCTCCCGGTCGGCCAGGCTCGCCCGCAGCGCTTCGAGACCGTCGGCCGCCTCCGCGCGGGCGTCGAACGCGTCACGGTACGCGCGAAGGGCCGACGCCGCCTCGTCGCCGACGAACCGGTCCAGGTAGGCCGCGTGCCGCGCCGCGGAGAGCAGCGCCTGGTGCTCGTGCTGCCCGTGCAGGTCCACGAGCGGGCCCAACGCCTCGGCGAGCGCGCCGACGGTGGCCATCTCACCGTCCAGCGCGCAGCGCGAGCGCCCGTCGGCGCTCAGCCGCCGCCGCGCGAGCCTCTCCTCGCCGCCGCGGCACCAGCGCCCCTCCACGAGCGCCTCGGCCGCGCCCTGGCGCACGAGGGTGGAGTCCGCCCGCTCTCCCAGCAGCAGCTTCAGCGCGCCGACGAGCACCGTCTTGCCCGCTCCGGTCTCGCCGGTGAGCACCGTCATGCCCGGCCCCAGCTCGATCCAGGCCTCCTCGATCAGCGCGAGGTCGCGAACGTGGAGCTCTTGGAGCACGCTACCCCCCGAGGAACTCGTCGCGCAGCACGTCGTAGAAGCCGCGCCCGTCGTGCTTCACCAGGGCTACGTCCCTCTCGCCGCGCCAGACCGCGACGCGCTCCAGCGCCTGCCGGCACGGCATCGCCTCCCCGTCGACGCTCACGCACGCGTTCGCCCGCAGCGGATTGGGGAACGCGATCTCGACCCGGTCGCTCGGGCCGATGACCAGCGGGCGGGAGCGCAGCGTGTGCGCCGCGACGGGCACGACCACCGTCCCGCCGACGTCGGGCGCGAGAACGGGACCGCCGGCCGAGAGCGCGTAGGCCGTGGAACCGGTGGGCGTCGCGACGACCACGCCGTCGGCCAGGAAGCGCACCAGCGGCGACCCGTTCACCGACACTGCCACGTCGACCACCCTGCCCGTCGGTCCTCGGCCGACGAAGACCTCGTTCAGAGCGCGGAAGCGGCCCATCGTCCTGCCCGCCATGGAGACCTCGGCCTGGAGCGTGGCGCGACGCTCGACACGCACGTCGCCGGCGAGCGCGTCGGTGATCGCCTCGCGCATGCTCGCTGCGTCGGCGCCGGACATGAAGCCCAGCCGCCCGAGGTTCACGCCGAGGACCGGCGTGTCGGCCGACTCGCTCAGGTGCACCGCCTTCAGGATCGTCCCGTCCCCTCCCAGCGCCACGGCCAGGGCGGGGACGCCGATCCCGGTGCGCGGCACGCCGTGCTCGGGCAGCCCCACCGCCTCGGCGTCCTCCGAGACGAGCACCGACTCCCAGCCGCCTGAGACCAGCCACACGGCCAGCTCTCGCACGGCCTGGACGGACCTGGGGTTGCCCGTGTTGGGCACGAGCAGGACGCGCAACCTAACGACCCCCTAGCGCGGCGTGCGCCGCTTCGACGACGCGCGCCACGTCCACAGCGGCGGGACGACCGCCGCGACCGAGGCGCACCCAGAACTCGATATTACCTTCCGGCCCGGTGATGGGCGAGAACGTCAGGCCCCGGACCTCGAAGCCCTGCTCTCGCGCGTCGGACAGCACGCGTTCGAGCACCTCGAGGTGTACCGCCGCCTCCCGCACCACGCCCTTCTTACCGACACGGCCCTTACCCGCTTCGAACTGAGGCTTCACCAGGGCGAGGGCCTCGCCCTCGGCGGAGAGCAGCGCGGCGACGGCCGGCAGCACCTTCCCCAGTCCGATGAAGCTCACGTCGACCACGGCCAGGTCGAACGGCGCCCCGATCGCGTCGGGGTCCGCATCGCGGATGTTCGTGCGCTCGAAGACCCTGACCCGGGGGTCGTTGCGCAGGGACCACGCGAACTGGCCGTAGCCCACGTCCACGGCGGCGACGGCCGCGGCGCCGCGCTGCAGCACGCAGTCGGTGAAGCCACCGGTGGATGCCCCCACGTCGATCACGTGCTTGCCGGCCGCCTCGACCCCGAACGCCTCCAGCGCGGCCGCGAGCTTCACGCCGCCGCGGGAGACGTAGCGGGGGGCTTCGGCGACCTCCAGGTCGGCGTCCTCTTCGATCAGCTGGCCCGGCTTTACGACCCGCTCGCCGCCGGAGCGCACCTCGCCGGCCAGGATCGCGGCCCGGGCCTGCTCGCGGGAGGCGAACATCCCCCTAGAGGTCAGGACGACGTCGGCCCTCGCGCGCGCCATGCCGCTCCTCCTCGGCGGGACGCTCCGCCTCGCCGGAGAGGTCCCGCAGCCTGCCGAGGACGGCCGCACGGACGTCCTCGGGCGTCAGACCCACGTCGGCGAAGAGGCGCTGGGTCGCCCCGTGGGTGACGAAGCAGTCCGGGATCGAGAGGCGCAGCACCGGCACCTCGAGGTCGAGGTCGGCCAGCGCTTCGAGGACGGCTCCGCCGAACCCGCCCATCCCGGTGTTCTCCTCCACGGTCACGAGCAGGGGGTGGCGTGCCGCCGCGGCGGAGACGGTCTCGAGGTCGAGCGGCTTGACCCATCGGGCGTTCACGACGCTGACCTTCACGCCGTCGGCGGCGAGCAGATCGGCGGCCTCCTCGGCGATGCCCACCATGCGCCCGACCGCCAGTATCGCGGCGTCGGACCCGCTGCGGCGCCACTCGGCCTTGCCCGCGTCCAGCACGACCGGCTCGCCGGGCGCGCCCGTGCCGGTGCCCTTGCCGCGAGGGTAGCGGATCGCCACGGGACCGTCCGCGGCATACAGGGCCGTGTGGAGCATGTCGCCCAGCTCGGCCTCGTCGGCCGGCGCCATCACCATCATGTTCGGGATGGAACGCAGGTACGTGAGGTCGAAGACACCGTGGTGCGTCGCCCCGTCCTCGCCGACGAGACCGGCGCGGTCCAGGCAGAACACCACGTGCAGGTCCTGCAGCGCCGTGTCCATGAGGAGCTGGTCGTAGGCGCGCTGCATGAACGTCGAGTAGATCGCGACGACCGGCAGCATCCCGCCCGCCGCGAGGCCGGCGGCCAGCCCGACGGCGTGCTGCTCGGCGATCCCGACGTCGTAGAAGCGCTCGGGGAACTCCTCGGCGAACGCCGCCAGCCCGGTGCCCGCCGGCATCGCGGCGGTGATGGCCACGATGCGGGGGTCGCGACGGGCCTGCTGCACGAGCGCGTGTCCGAACGCCTCGGTGTAGGTGAGCGGGCCGCCCGTGCCGCCGTTGACCTTGCCCGAGGCGATCTCGAACGGGCTGACGCCGTGGAAGGACTCGGCGTCCGCCTCCGCGTGCGGGTAGCCGGCGCCCTTCCTGGTCACGGCGTGGATGATGACGGGGCCTTCGTAGGCCTTCGCCCACGTCACCGCGTTCTGCACCATCAGCGGGTCGTGGCCGTCGATGGGTCCCACGTACTTCAGCCCGAGCTCCTCGAAGAGCATGCCGGGCACGAGCAGTTGCTTGACGCTGCCCTTGGCCGCCTCTCCCGCGGCGACCATGGCCGCGCCCAGCCGCGTTCGCGCCAGAGCGGTCTCCACGTCGTCGCGCAGACGGTAGTAACGCGGGTCGAGGCGCGCGCGCGCGAGGTACGCGGAGAGAGCGCCTACGTTCTGTGAGATCGACATCTCGTTGTCGTTGAGCACGACCACGATCCGCGTGCCGAGGTGCCCGATGTGGTTGAGCGCCTCGAAGGCCATGCCGCCGGTCATGGAGCCGTCGCCGATGACGGCGGCGACGGTCTCGTCGCGGCCGAGCGCGTCTCGCGCCTGCGCGAGTCCCAGGGCCAGCGAGAGCGAGTTCGACGCGTGCCCCGTGTCGAAGACGTCGTACGGGCTCTCGGCGCGCTTGGGGAAGCCGCACACGCCGCCGTACTGGCGCAGGGTGGCGAACCTGTCCCGCCGGCCGGTGAGCAGCTTGTGCACGTAGCTCTGGTGGCCGACGTCCCACACGACCTTGTCGCGCGGGGTGTCCAGAGCCCGCAGCAGCCCGATCGTGAGCTCGACGACCCCGAGGTTGGGTGCCAGGTGCCCTCCCGTGCGCGACACGGTGGTGATCAGCGTCTCGCGGATCTCCTCGGCCAGACGCGCGAGCTGCCGCGCGTCCAGGGGCTTGAGGTCCTCGGGAGAGGCGATCGTATCGAGTATGGGATCGGGCACGTCGTTCTCCCGCTCGTCAAGTCGGCATCGGGGTCCGTTCCCCGCCGCGACGGATACCCAAGCATACTTCGGGCCGAGACGGGGCCACAAGGCGGCCGCGGCGTCGTGTCCGTCGCGTCACCCGCGCGTGGGGTCCCCGTCGGCGTCCTCGGTCCCGACGGTCCCGTCCTCGGCTTCCGCCACCGCGTCGTCCGACACGGCGCGGTCGCCGTCCGCCCCGGCGTCGGGGCTACCGCCCCCCCCGGCCGCGTCGTCGCGCTCCTCGATCACGCTGCGCCACTCGGTGTGGTCGGAGAGCTCCGTGCAGACGTTCGCCAGCCGCACGCCCTCTTCGAGCAGGTCGAGCGAGCGCTCCAGCGAGGTGTCCTTCTTGCGCACCTGGGCGACGATCTCCTCGAGCCGCACCCGGGCCTGGGCGAAGGTGTAGCACTCGTCGGTCATCCGCCCTCTTCCGTCCCTTCCCCGCGACTCTCCGTGGCGAACGTCTCGGCCAGCCGGCCCAGGACGCCGTTGACGAACTTGGAGGAATCGTTCCCGCCGAAGACCTTGGCCAGCTCCACGGCCTCGTTGATCGCCACGGAGGGCGGCACGTCCTCGCCGAAGAGTATCTCATAGGCCGCGAGCCGCAGGATGTTGCGGTCCACGAGCGGCATGCGCGCCACCGACCAGTTCTCCGAGATCGTCTCGAGGCGGTCGTCGAGGTCCGCGAGGTGGGCCTCGACGCCCAGCGTGAGCGCGCGCGCATACTCGACGGGCTCCCCCTCCTCCGTGGAGTACGAGCGCTCGGAGAGGATCCTGGCCGTGCGCTCGCCCGTCACCTCCCGCTGGTAGAGGATGTGCAGCGCTTGCCTGCGCGCCTTGCTGCGTTCGAGCATTCCCCGCCCTCGCCGTGCGCCGGCTACTCTTCGAACACGACGCCGTCGACGAAGACGTCCACGGCGGAGACGGGCTTGCCCACCTGGCTCAGCAGCGCCTCCGCGACCGCGCGCTGGACGTCGGCGGCCACGGCGTGCAAGGGCTCGCCGTAGCGGACCTGCAGGTGGACCACGGCCTTGAGCGAGCCGTCGTCCTGCGTGACGTCGACCGCCCCGCCCTTGGCCTTGCCGACCAGGCCGGCGAGGCCGGCTCCCCCGAGGCACGCCACGCCCGGGACGGACTGGGCCGCCAGCGAGACGATGGTCTCGAGAACGCCGGGAGCCACTCCCAGGTCGTCTATCCGGATCTCCTCGGTCATCCCTGCGCTCCATCCCCGTCCTCGCGGAGCGCGCGCTCGATCTCGCGTGCCTCGACGAAGTCAGTATAGACCTCGCCGGCCCGGAAATCCGCGTCCTCCACCACCCGCTGATGGAACGCGACCGTGGTCGGCACGCCGACGACGATGAACTCGTCCAGCGCCCGCCGTCCCCGGTCGATGGCCTCGCCGCGCGTCTCGCCCCACACGATCAGCTTCGCGAGCAGCGAGTCGTAGTGCGGGGGGATGACGTAGCCGGAGTACGCGTGGCTGTCCACGCGCACGCCGAAGCCGCCCGGCGGGTTGAAGACGTCCACGCGGCCGGGGTGGGGACGGAAGTTGTGGCGCGGGTCCTCGGCGTTGATGCGGAACTCGATGGCATGCCCTCGCATGACCACCTGGTCCTGGCTGCTGTGCTTCATGGACTCGCCCGCGGCGATCCGGATCTGCTCCTTGATGATGTCGACGCCGGTGATCTGCTCGGTGACGGGGTGCTCGACCTGCACCCGCGTGTTCATCTCCATGAAGTAGAAGCTGCCGTCGGTGTCGAGCAGGAACTCCACGGTGCCCGCGTTCACGTAGCCCACCGCCCGCACGGCCTTCAGGGCCGCCTCGCCCATCGCGGAACGCAGTCCGGGCGTCAGCGCGGGACTCGGCGCCTCCTC
The nucleotide sequence above comes from Coriobacteriia bacterium. Encoded proteins:
- the murJ gene encoding murein biosynthesis integral membrane protein MurJ — encoded protein: MSVSTTVSRVTGFVRAWAIAYALGVTLLASSYSVANNIPNMIFELVAGGVLSSVFIPVFIERQQRESDEDAWRFASSVLNVTVLALGAVALVGTVWAEPFVRTQTFRIAPEEARLATFLFRFFAIQIVFYGAMAVFTGVLNSYRRFLAPAVAPIFNNVVVIVTLLAVYVPLSRADSPLAIPALAIGTTLGVIVMAAVQVPSMRRTGIRWMPRIDLHHPGVRKMVRMMGPTVGYVVINLVAISFRNAYAFETGSGGPAALLYAWMFYQLPYGIFAVALATAVFPELSASADRKDWASFKATFAKGLRATGALVIPMAAMLIALANPLITLYRAGRFGEGDVPLVAAVLSWWAAGLFFFAAFMFVLKTFYSTQDTKTPMVTNAVLLPAHIGMYAVLTSGAAGWPGLGLVGIPISDAVFYGAHVVVLALILRRRIGGFDTRGIASSVARMLLASLAGGLVALAAVRATGSPRGFALLGQIALAGGLGLGVSYGGATLMRVPEVAAGHRLAGRFARRILGRTPRDV
- a CDS encoding glycosyltransferase; protein product: MTSEDRGPRVVAVIPARDEAPRIAATVAAAGAVTGVARVIVVDDGSTDGTADAAAGAGAEVVRLERNAGKGGAVAAGLAAAGAGEEGGPDAVLLLDGDLGGSAAHAALLLEPVLAGRADMAVAVLPRPPRSGGFGLVVRLARWGIRRLTGWEPRAPLSGQRALDSAALQAAGPPAPGFGLEVATTVRVLRAGLRVREIDVDMSHAATGRDLAGFLHRGRQFADVLRALAMLAAERRG
- a CDS encoding copper transporter, which codes for MFNLRYHIASLVAVFLALAVGLLLGGVVVERGTLDRQRDSIVKSLRDDFERLSAENRELSGRAERHERFAEELLPGLLAGRLAGRSVVILVDPSRRDVSRPVRDAVRAAGGEPVTVRLRFEGFGLDETGLASALPGLPEGDAAARAGALADALAAEWLADAPRPVTEKLRLAGVFDGDELPEGPPAAVVAAASWQTEDGEQRADAVAEALLARMAAGGVPVAAVEVTGADTGCVRAAVAEGLPAVDHADTPEGAVSLVWVLSGRAEGYFGVRSGSDAAFPKLAE
- the recN gene encoding DNA repair protein RecN, with translation MLQELHVRDLALIEEAWIELGPGMTVLTGETGAGKTVLVGALKLLLGERADSTLVRQGAAEALVEGRWCRGGEERLARRRLSADGRSRCALDGEMATVGALAEALGPLVDLHGQHEHQALLSAARHAAYLDRFVGDEAASALRAYRDAFDARAEAADGLEALRASLADRERRLDYLRFQVTEIAAAAPGEGEDAAIEATLPALRHGERLTSAAASAYRALREDGGAVDSLAAARRVLAGVGGIDPALDALAEELEGAAASLEEAAWQLRSRAEAVAHDPRELDEAESRLATLQLLKKKYGPTLADVLRTRAEAEAEISGLESAEEGLRAAEEGLRAAEEGLRAAGERLAALRGASSGRFTELLAEAAGDLAMTHASFDVALEDLPFGSWTREGPQRVEFTYSPGPGQQPRPLARIASGGELSRVMLALKGVLGAADDVPVMVFDEVDAGVGGATASSLGRRLAELARSRQVLVVTHLAQVAVYADAHVVVEKSVAGGQVVTVVRPVLGEERVEELARMLSGSDSDASLAHARELLEGVGPPGPGRGIQAAAGGA
- a CDS encoding NAD(+)/NADH kinase; translated protein: MRVLLVPNTGNPRSVQAVRELAVWLVSGGWESVLVSEDAEAVGLPEHGVPRTGIGVPALAVALGGDGTILKAVHLSESADTPVLGVNLGRLGFMSGADAASMREAITDALAGDVRVERRATLQAEVSMAGRTMGRFRALNEVFVGRGPTGRVVDVAVSVNGSPLVRFLADGVVVATPTGSTAYALSAGGPVLAPDVGGTVVVPVAAHTLRSRPLVIGPSDRVEIAFPNPLRANACVSVDGEAMPCRQALERVAVWRGERDVALVKHDGRGFYDVLRDEFLGG
- a CDS encoding TlyA family RNA methyltransferase, which encodes MARARADVVLTSRGMFASREQARAAILAGEVRSGGERVVKPGQLIEEDADLEVAEAPRYVSRGGVKLAAALEAFGVEAAGKHVIDVGASTGGFTDCVLQRGAAAVAAVDVGYGQFAWSLRNDPRVRVFERTNIRDADPDAIGAPFDLAVVDVSFIGLGKVLPAVAALLSAEGEALALVKPQFEAGKGRVGKKGVVREAAVHLEVLERVLSDAREQGFEVRGLTFSPITGPEGNIEFWVRLGRGGRPAAVDVARVVEAAHAALGGR
- a CDS encoding 1-deoxy-D-xylulose-5-phosphate synthase encodes the protein MLDTIASPEDLKPLDARQLARLAEEIRETLITTVSRTGGHLAPNLGVVELTIGLLRALDTPRDKVVWDVGHQSYVHKLLTGRRDRFATLRQYGGVCGFPKRAESPYDVFDTGHASNSLSLALGLAQARDALGRDETVAAVIGDGSMTGGMAFEALNHIGHLGTRIVVVLNDNEMSISQNVGALSAYLARARLDPRYYRLRDDVETALARTRLGAAMVAAGEAAKGSVKQLLVPGMLFEELGLKYVGPIDGHDPLMVQNAVTWAKAYEGPVIIHAVTRKGAGYPHAEADAESFHGVSPFEIASGKVNGGTGGPLTYTEAFGHALVQQARRDPRIVAITAAMPAGTGLAAFAEEFPERFYDVGIAEQHAVGLAAGLAAGGMLPVVAIYSTFMQRAYDQLLMDTALQDLHVVFCLDRAGLVGEDGATHHGVFDLTYLRSIPNMMVMAPADEAELGDMLHTALYAADGPVAIRYPRGKGTGTGAPGEPVVLDAGKAEWRRSGSDAAILAVGRMVGIAEEAADLLAADGVKVSVVNARWVKPLDLETVSAAAARHPLLVTVEENTGMGGFGGAVLEALADLDLEVPVLRLSIPDCFVTHGATQRLFADVGLTPEDVRAAVLGRLRDLSGEAERPAEEERHGAREGRRRPDL
- the xseB gene encoding exodeoxyribonuclease VII small subunit, whose product is MTDECYTFAQARVRLEEIVAQVRKKDTSLERSLDLLEEGVRLANVCTELSDHTEWRSVIEERDDAAGGGGSPDAGADGDRAVSDDAVAEAEDGTVGTEDADGDPTRG
- the nusB gene encoding transcription antitermination factor NusB, producing the protein MLERSKARRQALHILYQREVTGERTARILSERSYSTEEGEPVEYARALTLGVEAHLADLDDRLETISENWSVARMPLVDRNILRLAAYEILFGEDVPPSVAINEAVELAKVFGGNDSSKFVNGVLGRLAETFATESRGEGTEEGG
- a CDS encoding Asp23/Gls24 family envelope stress response protein, with amino-acid sequence MTEEIRIDDLGVAPGVLETIVSLAAQSVPGVACLGGAGLAGLVGKAKGGAVDVTQDDGSLKAVVHLQVRYGEPLHAVAADVQRAVAEALLSQVGKPVSAVDVFVDGVVFEE